A single region of the Solwaraspora sp. WMMD791 genome encodes:
- a CDS encoding SRPBCC domain-containing protein: MTRTDSAARVVAAPVARVYAALVDPDALAAWLPPQGMTGRFERFDARPGGGYRLVLTYVDATTAPGKATADSDIVEARFVDLVPGVRVVQAVDFVADDPAYAGTMTMTWEVTAVDGGTRVAIRAEDVPAGISAVDHAAGLASSLANLATYVER, encoded by the coding sequence GTGACCCGTACCGATTCGGCAGCCCGGGTGGTGGCCGCCCCGGTCGCGCGCGTCTACGCCGCTCTGGTCGACCCGGACGCGCTCGCCGCGTGGCTGCCGCCGCAGGGGATGACCGGCCGGTTCGAGCGGTTCGACGCCCGGCCCGGCGGCGGGTACCGGCTGGTCCTGACCTACGTCGACGCGACGACCGCGCCGGGCAAGGCCACCGCCGACTCCGACATCGTCGAGGCCCGCTTCGTCGACCTCGTCCCCGGCGTACGGGTCGTGCAGGCCGTCGACTTCGTCGCCGACGATCCCGCGTACGCCGGCACGATGACGATGACCTGGGAAGTGACCGCCGTCGACGGCGGCACCCGGGTGGCGATCCGCGCCGAGGACGTACCCGCCGGCATCAGCGCGGTGGACCACGCCGCCGGCCTCGCCTCCTCGCTGGCGAACCTCGCCACGTACGTCGAGCGGTAG
- a CDS encoding NACHT domain-containing protein, whose protein sequence is MRQLPFAAPDFSGRTAQIATVNQWLDIGTRPTVVNVAGLPGSGKSALAIHLAHQVSDRFPDCQLYFDFRSTDQPIRVEDLLSGVLVQLGVQPAEVPSGLLLRSAYYRSALADRRSVIVIDNASSAAQVEPLLPGDSDAVVLITSWMPLAELPGVRLLPLRRLPDDEATAMLAAVAMREITEADQVEVRRINGCAGNLPLALRIAGAMLKARPHWTWGDLARRLGDPGPGRLRRLTAGELSVQASIDLAYRELPPAVARGYRLLGLAPSALMNPDLVRALVADDADLADEILDQLIGYAFLQPETDTAVRMHDLLWLRARQLAAAEDQRDSQRAAQERMVDWSLNRLNTDYLPQLQFELNLLPALARRTSLRHLRPADLYVDTPLLHAEPASGVSRLADVFPARRRLMLVAPGGTGKTTMVNHLCHGAAQRRLSDQQGPLPIMVLLRDWRTGDDDGVSALIRRSLTHRYGIELTPDTLDVALRSGQVFVVLDGLDEVVDRARRETVASVRRFAAENPQVPMLVTTRPYATLHEDLPGFDRVGIRPWDRDLAASYLASFGRTGIEGFPRSDNPAVLSPLGLQMALSMSDTDQLAAEGFTGLMEEIVNQMVYLREYSRGTLEPSAGDLREALERVAYRMQSSSDDRIVISGDEIGDLARRVVHDLHGAGHGRRTELLAHALTSRVVVLRDVGRGWFAFTHTAFREHLAASHLARMSGDAFIDVVKERLADASWMAVFSVAVELIRRRRNSVDEIIVRARERGDSHVADAIEAWR, encoded by the coding sequence GTGCGGCAACTGCCGTTCGCCGCCCCCGATTTCAGTGGCCGTACGGCGCAGATCGCTACCGTCAACCAGTGGTTGGACATCGGGACCCGGCCGACGGTCGTCAACGTCGCGGGTCTCCCCGGATCGGGAAAATCGGCCCTGGCGATCCACCTCGCGCACCAGGTGAGCGACAGATTCCCCGACTGTCAGCTGTACTTCGACTTCAGGTCGACCGATCAGCCGATCCGGGTGGAGGATCTGCTCAGCGGTGTGCTGGTGCAACTTGGCGTGCAGCCGGCCGAGGTGCCCAGCGGCCTGCTGCTGCGTTCCGCGTACTACCGGTCGGCGCTGGCCGACCGGCGGTCGGTGATCGTCATCGACAACGCCTCCAGCGCCGCGCAGGTTGAACCGTTGCTGCCCGGAGATTCCGACGCGGTGGTGCTGATCACGAGCTGGATGCCGCTCGCCGAACTGCCCGGCGTCCGGCTGCTGCCACTGCGGCGGCTGCCCGACGACGAAGCCACGGCGATGCTGGCCGCCGTCGCGATGCGTGAGATCACCGAAGCCGACCAGGTCGAGGTGCGACGGATCAACGGCTGTGCCGGGAACCTTCCGCTAGCGCTGCGGATCGCCGGCGCCATGCTCAAGGCCCGGCCCCACTGGACCTGGGGAGATCTGGCCCGCAGACTGGGCGACCCCGGTCCGGGCCGGCTGCGGAGGCTCACCGCCGGTGAGCTTTCCGTGCAGGCGAGCATCGACCTGGCGTACCGGGAACTGCCGCCCGCCGTCGCGCGCGGCTACCGGCTGCTCGGCCTCGCGCCGTCGGCGCTGATGAACCCGGACCTGGTCCGAGCGTTGGTCGCTGACGATGCCGACCTGGCGGACGAGATCCTCGACCAACTGATCGGGTACGCGTTCCTGCAGCCCGAGACCGACACCGCCGTACGCATGCATGACCTGTTGTGGCTGCGTGCCCGGCAGTTGGCGGCAGCCGAGGACCAGCGGGACTCGCAGCGCGCAGCCCAGGAGCGGATGGTCGACTGGTCGCTGAACCGGCTCAACACCGACTATCTGCCTCAGCTCCAGTTCGAGCTGAACCTGCTGCCCGCACTTGCCAGGAGAACGAGCCTGCGTCATCTACGACCCGCCGACCTGTACGTGGACACCCCACTGCTGCACGCCGAGCCGGCCAGTGGAGTGAGCCGGCTCGCCGACGTGTTCCCGGCCCGCCGTCGGCTCATGCTGGTCGCGCCCGGCGGCACCGGCAAGACCACGATGGTGAACCACCTGTGCCACGGCGCGGCGCAGCGGCGGCTAAGCGACCAGCAGGGCCCGCTGCCGATCATGGTCCTGCTGCGCGACTGGCGCACCGGTGACGACGACGGCGTGTCCGCCCTCATCAGGCGCAGCCTTACCCATCGGTACGGGATCGAGTTGACTCCGGACACGTTGGACGTTGCGCTGCGAAGTGGGCAGGTCTTTGTGGTGTTGGACGGTCTGGACGAGGTCGTCGACCGGGCCCGTCGTGAGACGGTGGCGTCGGTGCGGCGGTTCGCTGCGGAGAACCCGCAGGTGCCGATGCTCGTCACCACTCGGCCGTACGCCACGTTGCACGAGGACCTGCCCGGCTTCGACCGGGTGGGCATCAGACCGTGGGACCGGGACCTGGCGGCGAGCTACCTGGCTTCGTTCGGTAGGACCGGCATCGAGGGCTTTCCCCGGTCCGACAACCCGGCCGTGCTGAGCCCGCTGGGACTGCAGATGGCGTTGTCGATGTCGGATACCGATCAGCTGGCAGCGGAGGGCTTCACCGGGCTGATGGAGGAGATCGTCAATCAGATGGTGTACCTCCGGGAGTACAGCCGGGGCACCCTTGAACCCTCCGCCGGTGACCTGCGGGAGGCTCTGGAGCGAGTCGCGTACCGCATGCAGTCCAGTTCAGACGACCGCATCGTGATCAGTGGTGACGAGATCGGCGACCTGGCCCGCCGGGTGGTTCACGACCTGCACGGGGCCGGCCACGGTCGACGTACGGAGCTTCTCGCCCACGCGTTGACCTCGCGCGTCGTCGTGCTGAGAGACGTCGGGCGGGGATGGTTCGCCTTCACCCACACCGCGTTCCGGGAGCACCTCGCCGCCTCCCACCTGGCCAGGATGTCAGGTGATGCCTTCATCGACGTGGTCAAGGAACGTCTCGCCGACGCGTCCTGGATGGCGGTGTTCTCCGTAGCCGTCGAACTGATCCGACGCCGCAGAAACTCGGTCGACGAGATCATCGTGCGGGCACGGGAACGGGGTGACAGCCACGTCGCTGACGCCATCGAGGCGTGGCGCTGA
- a CDS encoding oxidoreductase produces MQDIRNWTAEQIPDQHGRRAVVTGANSGVGRVTALELARHGAAVVLAVRNVAAGEEAAAAIRREVPGADIEVRRLDLASLASIRSFAADFTGELDLLVNNAGLVLTGPRPPLTVDGFDLQVGTNALGPYALTGLLLDRLAAGKEPRVVSVSSIVHKWRNLDLDDLMMERSYNGNRAYALSKLVGTILGLELDRRLRAAGSPVVSVLAHPGMTRTNLTPRAMADRGRLMRAGSRLLSLLVSDVESGARPQLYAATAPGVRSGQFFGPGGFQEIRGRVAEVQASAQARDPGNGRRMWAAAARLTGVTYL; encoded by the coding sequence ATGCAGGACATACGGAACTGGACCGCAGAGCAGATCCCCGACCAGCACGGTCGCCGCGCGGTGGTGACCGGGGCGAACTCCGGCGTGGGGCGGGTCACCGCGCTGGAGCTGGCCCGGCACGGGGCCGCCGTCGTGCTGGCGGTACGTAACGTGGCGGCCGGCGAGGAGGCAGCCGCCGCGATCCGGCGCGAAGTGCCGGGTGCCGACATCGAGGTGCGTCGACTGGACCTGGCGTCACTCGCCTCGATCCGGTCCTTCGCCGCCGACTTCACCGGCGAGCTCGACCTGCTGGTCAACAACGCCGGACTGGTGCTGACCGGCCCGCGACCGCCGTTGACCGTGGACGGGTTCGACCTGCAGGTGGGCACCAACGCGCTCGGGCCGTACGCGCTGACCGGGCTGCTGCTGGACCGGTTGGCCGCAGGAAAGGAGCCCCGGGTGGTAAGTGTGTCGTCGATCGTTCACAAATGGCGCAATCTGGACCTGGACGACCTGATGATGGAGCGTTCCTACAACGGCAACCGGGCGTACGCGCTGTCGAAGCTGGTCGGCACGATCCTCGGCCTGGAGCTGGACCGGCGGCTGCGGGCCGCCGGGTCGCCGGTCGTCAGCGTGCTCGCCCACCCCGGCATGACCCGCACCAACCTGACCCCGCGCGCGATGGCCGACCGGGGCCGGCTGATGCGGGCCGGCAGCCGGCTGCTGTCGCTGCTGGTCAGCGATGTCGAGTCCGGGGCCCGACCCCAGCTGTACGCGGCGACCGCCCCCGGCGTACGGAGTGGGCAGTTCTTCGGGCCGGGCGGGTTCCAGGAGATCCGTGGCAGGGTCGCCGAGGTGCAGGCCAGCGCACAGGCCCGGGATCCGGGCAACGGTCGCCGGATGTGGGCGGCGGCGGCCCGGCTCACCGGCGTCACGTACCTCTGA
- a CDS encoding helix-turn-helix transcriptional regulator: MTSTVYARELADFLRQRRSRLRPEEIGLAPGPRRRVAGLRREELALLAGVSTDYYQRLEQGRDVRPSDDVLTGIARALALNAEETRHLRALARRAQQPPPPRRRARVTVPESTRRLLHSLHTPAVVVSRHLDLLAWNAMAAALYPGIGPTNALIDMFDHAQAHGRCPGWQETVLDYLGFLRAAVAADPEHPRAREIVGTLSIRSDEFRQLWARHDVRESVSGSKTFPHPLVGDLRLDWDAYTPPGRSGPILIVYTAAPGSADAERLQLLATFAAPAGPRPAGPPTA; this comes from the coding sequence GTGACGAGCACCGTCTACGCCCGCGAGCTGGCCGACTTCCTACGCCAGCGGCGGTCCCGGCTGCGGCCGGAGGAGATCGGCCTGGCGCCTGGCCCGCGCCGTCGGGTCGCCGGGCTGCGCCGTGAGGAGCTGGCGCTGCTCGCCGGCGTGAGCACCGACTACTACCAACGGCTGGAGCAGGGCCGCGACGTCCGCCCCTCCGACGACGTACTGACCGGCATCGCCCGCGCCCTCGCGCTCAACGCCGAGGAGACCCGCCACCTGCGGGCCCTGGCCCGCCGGGCACAGCAGCCGCCGCCACCGCGCCGCCGCGCCCGGGTGACCGTGCCGGAGAGCACCCGCCGGCTGCTGCACAGCCTGCACACCCCGGCCGTGGTGGTCAGCCGCCACCTGGACCTGCTCGCCTGGAACGCCATGGCCGCCGCCCTTTACCCGGGCATCGGGCCGACCAACGCGCTGATCGACATGTTCGACCACGCGCAGGCACACGGCCGCTGCCCCGGCTGGCAGGAGACGGTGCTGGACTACCTGGGCTTCCTGCGCGCGGCGGTCGCCGCCGACCCGGAGCACCCGCGTGCCCGGGAGATCGTCGGCACCCTCAGCATCCGTAGCGACGAGTTCCGCCAGCTCTGGGCCCGCCACGACGTGCGCGAGTCGGTCAGCGGCAGCAAGACGTTCCCGCATCCGCTGGTCGGCGACCTGCGGCTGGACTGGGACGCCTACACCCCGCCGGGCCGGTCCGGGCCGATCCTGATCGTCTACACGGCCGCGCCGGGCAGCGCCGACGCCGAACGGCTGCAACTGCTCGCCACGTTCGCCGCACCGGCCGGGCCGCGTCCCGCCGGGCCGCCGACAGCCTGA
- a CDS encoding BTAD domain-containing putative transcriptional regulator: protein MRFRILGPVEVVVDGRALPVNRPQERAVLAVLALDADRVVPAGRLVAALWGDRPPPSARTQVQVCVSRIRAALRDAGLDPALSTVAGGYRLAVDGGCDYTEFTGCVRRARSASAAGAYAVAATTLRQGLALWRGSPLTGAAGAFVDAAAATLDAERLDAQELLADAELAQGRYAAAVDLLTPLAAAHPLREGLVGALMLALAGHGQQAQALALYERTRSRLCEELGVAPGDQLTRAHLRVLRQELPEQQATPARQVTRPAPATPTTGTPTPAQLPAGIPMFSGRRDALAALDALLPADPTDAPTTVVISAIGGTAGVGKTALAVHWMHRVAHRFPDGQLYVNLRGFDPDGRGAATGEVLRGFLAALGVHPHRVPADADQQAGLYRSLMAGRRMAVLLDNARDAEQVRPLLPGAPGCLVLVTSRDRLTGLVVAEGARTLPLDLLTVAECRQLLASRVGPDRVAAEPAAVDDIVHACARLPLALAVVAARIAATPGTPLADHADELRETPAALTPFTAADPRTDVRAVFSWSYRTLDPPAARLFRLLGLHPGPEVSVAAAASLAGEPVPAVRPLLAALVEANLLTQRRLGRFDQHDLLRAYARELAVAVDSADDRDAAARRLLDHCLHTAHAADLGIDPYRLATSAPLPKPDPAVTVLDHDGQQAALAWLRTERPVLLALVGQAADTGHDWYAWQLAATLVTFLDRQGHWHDLAACQATALAAARRDRSVAGQVQAHRGLAIAYTWWGRTADALAAYGRSLDLNRELGDREGQADAYLGLCWVCARDGDLDAALDRARSALALYRAVDSPAGQAKALNNIGWLQARRGAFDTALTCCTQALELHERHANRHGAALSLDNLGYIRHQLGEYGAAADCYERALALHRRLGDRYDEADVLVNLGETHDAAGDRAAARTAWRAALDIYTDLGHPDAEQVRRRLDG, encoded by the coding sequence ATGAGGTTTCGCATCCTCGGCCCGGTCGAGGTGGTCGTCGACGGTCGGGCGCTGCCCGTCAACCGGCCGCAGGAGCGGGCCGTGCTGGCCGTACTGGCACTCGACGCGGACCGGGTCGTGCCGGCCGGCCGCCTCGTCGCCGCGCTCTGGGGTGACCGGCCGCCACCCAGCGCCCGCACCCAGGTGCAGGTCTGTGTGTCGCGGATCCGGGCAGCGCTGCGCGACGCCGGGCTCGACCCGGCACTGTCCACCGTGGCTGGCGGTTACCGGCTCGCGGTCGACGGCGGCTGCGACTACACCGAGTTCACCGGCTGCGTACGGCGGGCCCGGTCGGCCAGCGCCGCCGGGGCGTACGCGGTGGCCGCCACGACGCTGCGCCAGGGTCTCGCCCTGTGGCGGGGCAGCCCGCTGACCGGGGCGGCCGGGGCGTTCGTCGACGCGGCGGCCGCCACACTGGACGCCGAACGGCTCGACGCCCAGGAGCTGTTGGCCGACGCGGAGCTGGCCCAGGGGCGGTACGCGGCGGCGGTCGACCTGCTCACCCCGCTGGCCGCCGCGCATCCGCTGCGGGAAGGTCTGGTCGGGGCGCTGATGCTCGCGCTGGCCGGGCACGGCCAGCAGGCGCAGGCGTTGGCGCTGTACGAACGGACCCGGAGCCGGCTGTGCGAGGAGCTCGGCGTCGCCCCCGGTGACCAGCTGACCCGGGCGCATCTGCGGGTGCTGCGGCAGGAGCTGCCCGAGCAGCAGGCGACGCCAGCGAGGCAGGTGACCCGGCCGGCGCCGGCGACGCCGACCACGGGTACGCCGACGCCCGCCCAGCTGCCGGCCGGCATTCCCATGTTCAGCGGACGGCGCGACGCGCTCGCCGCGCTGGACGCGCTGCTGCCGGCCGATCCGACCGACGCCCCGACCACGGTGGTGATCTCGGCGATCGGTGGCACCGCCGGGGTCGGCAAGACGGCCCTCGCGGTGCACTGGATGCACCGGGTCGCACACCGGTTCCCCGACGGGCAGCTCTACGTGAACCTGCGCGGCTTCGACCCGGACGGGCGCGGCGCCGCCACCGGTGAGGTGCTGCGCGGTTTCCTCGCCGCGCTGGGCGTGCACCCGCACCGGGTACCGGCCGACGCCGACCAGCAGGCCGGCCTGTACCGCAGCCTGATGGCCGGGCGGCGGATGGCGGTGCTGCTGGACAACGCCCGCGACGCCGAACAGGTGCGTCCGTTGCTGCCCGGTGCGCCCGGCTGCCTCGTGCTGGTCACCAGCCGGGACCGGCTCACCGGGCTGGTCGTCGCCGAAGGTGCCCGTACGCTGCCGTTGGACCTGCTCACCGTCGCCGAGTGCCGGCAGCTGCTCGCCAGCCGGGTCGGCCCGGACCGGGTGGCGGCCGAGCCCGCCGCCGTCGACGACATCGTGCACGCCTGCGCCCGGTTGCCGCTGGCGTTGGCGGTCGTCGCCGCCCGGATCGCCGCCACCCCCGGTACCCCGTTGGCCGACCACGCCGACGAGCTGCGGGAGACACCGGCGGCTTTGACGCCGTTCACGGCGGCGGATCCACGCACCGACGTACGGGCGGTCTTCTCCTGGTCGTACCGCACTCTGGACCCGCCGGCCGCCCGGCTGTTCCGCCTGTTGGGCCTGCATCCGGGCCCGGAGGTGTCGGTCGCGGCGGCGGCGAGCCTCGCCGGGGAGCCGGTGCCGGCGGTACGCCCGCTGCTGGCGGCGCTGGTCGAGGCGAACCTGCTCACGCAGCGCCGCCTGGGCCGGTTCGACCAGCACGACCTGCTACGGGCGTACGCGCGGGAACTGGCCGTCGCGGTCGACTCCGCCGACGACCGGGACGCGGCGGCCCGCCGGCTGCTGGACCACTGTCTGCACACGGCACACGCCGCCGACCTCGGCATCGACCCGTACCGGTTGGCGACGTCGGCGCCGCTGCCGAAGCCGGACCCGGCGGTGACGGTGCTCGACCACGACGGCCAGCAGGCGGCCCTGGCGTGGCTGCGCACGGAACGGCCGGTGCTGCTCGCCCTGGTGGGGCAGGCCGCCGACACCGGCCACGACTGGTACGCCTGGCAGCTGGCCGCCACCCTGGTCACCTTCCTGGACCGGCAGGGCCACTGGCACGATCTCGCCGCCTGCCAGGCGACTGCGTTGGCCGCCGCCCGCCGGGACCGGTCGGTGGCCGGGCAGGTGCAGGCCCACCGGGGGCTGGCGATCGCGTACACCTGGTGGGGCCGCACCGCCGACGCGCTCGCCGCGTACGGACGCAGCCTGGACCTCAACCGTGAGCTGGGTGACCGGGAGGGACAGGCCGACGCGTACCTCGGGCTCTGCTGGGTGTGTGCCCGCGACGGTGACCTCGACGCGGCGCTGGACCGGGCACGGTCCGCGCTCGCCCTCTACCGGGCGGTCGACTCGCCGGCCGGCCAGGCGAAGGCGCTCAACAACATCGGCTGGTTGCAGGCCCGTCGGGGGGCGTTCGACACGGCGCTGACCTGCTGCACCCAGGCGTTGGAGTTGCACGAGCGGCACGCCAACCGGCACGGGGCGGCGCTGTCCCTCGACAACCTCGGCTACATCCGGCACCAACTGGGCGAGTACGGTGCGGCGGCTGACTGCTACGAGCGAGCGTTGGCGCTGCACCGCCGGCTCGGTGACCGGTACGACGAGGCCGACGTGCTGGTCAACCTGGGTGAGACGCACGACGCCGCCGGGGACCGGGCTGCCGCGCGCACCGCCTGGCGGGCCGCGCTCGACATCTACACCGACCTCGGCCATCCCGACGCCGAGCAGGTCCGCCGCCGCCTCGACGGATGA
- a CDS encoding XRE family transcriptional regulator — protein sequence MGDDRDDLDLDRALDSVGPRLRALRKRRGTTLAELSAATGISVSTLSRLESGARRPTLELLLPLARAHGVSLDELVDAPPTGDPRIHLRPVTRHGMTMLPLSRRAGGIQAYKLIIPPRSPRRVPDLKTHEGYEWLYVLDGRLRVLLGEHDLILSPGEAAEFDTRVPHWFGAVGDEPVEFLSLFGQQGERAHLRARPKATSAG from the coding sequence ATGGGTGACGACCGCGACGACCTCGACCTCGACCGGGCCCTCGATTCGGTCGGCCCCCGGCTGCGGGCGCTGCGCAAGCGGCGCGGCACGACGCTCGCCGAGCTGTCGGCCGCCACCGGCATCTCGGTGAGCACCCTGTCCCGGCTGGAGTCCGGTGCCCGCCGCCCCACCCTCGAACTGCTGCTACCCCTCGCCCGCGCGCACGGGGTGAGCCTGGACGAGCTGGTCGACGCGCCACCGACCGGCGACCCACGGATCCACCTGCGGCCGGTCACCCGGCACGGGATGACCATGCTGCCGCTGAGCCGCCGGGCCGGCGGCATCCAGGCGTACAAGTTGATCATCCCGCCGCGCAGCCCGCGCCGGGTCCCGGACCTGAAGACCCACGAAGGCTACGAATGGCTGTACGTCCTCGACGGGCGGCTGCGCGTCCTGCTCGGCGAGCACGACCTGATCCTCTCCCCCGGTGAGGCGGCGGAGTTCGACACCCGGGTGCCACACTGGTTCGGCGCGGTCGGTGACGAGCCGGTCGAATTCCTCAGCCTCTTCGGCCAGCAGGGCGAGCGCGCCCATCTGCGCGCCCGCCCCAAGGCCACCAGCGCCGGCTGA
- a CDS encoding SelT/SelW/SelH family protein, with product MTTKKQPRLEIEYCTQCRWMLRAAWTAQELLTTFALRLGEVALVPGTGGIFEVRLDGETIWSRAETGFPDIPELKRLVRDRIAPDLSLGHTDRVAPRPV from the coding sequence GTGACCACCAAGAAACAGCCCCGGCTGGAGATCGAGTACTGCACGCAGTGTCGCTGGATGCTGCGGGCGGCGTGGACGGCGCAGGAGCTGCTCACCACCTTCGCGCTGCGACTCGGCGAGGTGGCCCTGGTGCCGGGCACCGGCGGGATCTTCGAGGTCCGGCTTGACGGCGAGACGATCTGGTCGCGCGCGGAGACCGGCTTCCCGGACATCCCGGAGCTGAAGCGACTGGTCCGGGACCGCATCGCGCCCGATCTCAGCCTCGGCCACACCGACCGGGTGGCGCCACGCCCAGTCTGA
- a CDS encoding NPP1 family protein → MRHVTTPSRTAIRSRNWIGAAALSTVLVIAPATAARAANLPNLPQSAGGYELTFSPAYDYDGDGCYPVAAIAPDGTLNGGLNTTGAVNGNCRDREDLDRTQTYARSKCNNGWCAVVYASYFEKDQTVQGCCGHRHDWEHVVSWVNQAAHQVDFVSRTVHGEVETYPRSSVRFDGTHPKVVYHKEGAFGSHNFRLANSNDDPPENHYGTWRYPPIVDWNGWPSTALRDRLMTANFGSASIKITDQDDRFRNLLSRSKPAGIPFDPWA, encoded by the coding sequence TTGCGTCACGTCACCACCCCGTCCCGTACGGCGATCCGCAGCCGGAACTGGATCGGGGCCGCCGCCTTGTCCACTGTGCTGGTAATTGCTCCCGCCACCGCCGCACGGGCCGCGAACCTGCCCAACCTGCCCCAGTCCGCCGGCGGCTACGAGCTGACCTTCTCTCCGGCCTACGACTACGACGGGGACGGGTGCTACCCGGTGGCGGCGATCGCCCCCGACGGCACCCTCAACGGCGGGCTGAACACCACCGGCGCGGTCAACGGGAACTGCCGGGACCGGGAGGACCTCGACCGGACCCAGACGTACGCCCGGTCCAAGTGCAACAACGGCTGGTGCGCCGTCGTGTACGCGAGCTACTTCGAGAAGGACCAGACCGTGCAGGGCTGCTGCGGTCACCGGCACGACTGGGAGCACGTCGTCTCTTGGGTCAACCAGGCCGCGCACCAGGTCGACTTCGTGTCCCGTACCGTGCACGGCGAGGTGGAGACCTATCCGCGCTCCTCGGTGCGCTTCGACGGCACCCACCCGAAGGTCGTCTACCACAAGGAAGGCGCCTTCGGCTCGCACAACTTCCGACTGGCCAACAGCAACGACGACCCGCCGGAGAACCACTACGGCACCTGGCGGTACCCGCCGATCGTCGACTGGAACGGCTGGCCCAGCACCGCGCTGCGGGACCGGCTGATGACCGCCAACTTCGGCTCCGCCAGCATCAAGATCACCGATCAGGACGACCGGTTCCGCAACCTACTGAGCAGGTCGAAACCGGCCGGCATCCCCTTCGACCCGTGGGCCTGA
- a CDS encoding SRPBCC family protein: MPVVEAVVTVPVPPDLAFAVSQTTTPVRHRWDPFIRTQHFVDGATRPGKGVRTFTRSRHGLTMISEYVSYAPPTNVGMKMVRGPWFFEMFAGGWRFAPAPEPGHTVATWRYSFRCRPAPLRPLADRIGIWLLGRDIRRRIAGYAAGCTDPEVVAAARRTLTR; this comes from the coding sequence ATGCCAGTCGTCGAAGCGGTGGTCACCGTCCCCGTACCGCCGGATCTCGCCTTCGCGGTGTCCCAGACCACCACGCCGGTACGGCACCGCTGGGATCCGTTCATCCGCACACAGCACTTCGTCGACGGTGCCACCCGCCCCGGCAAGGGCGTCCGCACCTTCACCCGGTCCCGGCACGGCCTGACGATGATCAGCGAGTACGTCTCCTACGCGCCGCCGACCAACGTCGGCATGAAGATGGTGCGTGGTCCGTGGTTCTTCGAGATGTTCGCCGGCGGCTGGCGGTTCGCCCCGGCACCCGAGCCCGGTCACACCGTCGCGACCTGGCGCTACAGCTTCCGCTGCCGACCGGCGCCGCTGCGCCCGCTCGCCGACCGGATCGGGATCTGGCTGCTGGGCCGCGACATTCGCCGCCGGATCGCCGGATACGCGGCCGGGTGTACGGACCCGGAGGTGGTCGCCGCCGCCCGCCGGACGCTGACCCGGTGA
- a CDS encoding DUF72 domain-containing protein — protein sequence MWTHKSWQGRLIAHPLPPAERLRHYAAWCTAVEGNTTFYATPTRETVATWATQTDPDFRFVLKLPRTVTHEHRLTDADAPLTAFLDAIAPLGPRTHALWAQLPASFGPDDVPTLARFLRRLPRDHRYAVEVRHPAFFTDPAATRRLEQVLADAAAEWVPFDTTTFFATGPTSDAERDAWVKKPRTPLRTRALTDRPIVRYLGRDDVEQTVAGWRRWVEASVSWLRQGRSPTVFIHTPDNADAPTLARRFHDEVRAELPQLAALPEPIPAQPLTLF from the coding sequence ATGTGGACGCACAAGTCCTGGCAGGGCCGGTTGATCGCGCACCCGCTACCGCCGGCCGAGCGGCTGCGCCACTACGCCGCCTGGTGCACCGCTGTCGAGGGCAACACCACCTTCTACGCCACCCCGACCCGGGAGACCGTCGCGACCTGGGCGACGCAGACCGACCCGGACTTCCGCTTCGTCCTCAAACTGCCGAGAACCGTCACCCACGAACACCGGCTCACCGACGCCGACGCGCCGTTGACCGCTTTCCTCGACGCGATCGCGCCACTCGGACCGCGTACCCATGCGCTCTGGGCCCAACTGCCGGCGTCGTTCGGTCCCGACGACGTGCCGACCCTCGCCCGGTTCCTGCGCCGCCTGCCCCGCGACCACCGGTACGCCGTCGAGGTCCGCCACCCGGCGTTCTTCACCGACCCTGCCGCGACCCGGCGGCTCGAGCAGGTGCTCGCCGACGCAGCCGCCGAATGGGTGCCGTTCGACACCACGACGTTCTTCGCCACCGGGCCGACCAGCGACGCCGAACGCGACGCCTGGGTCAAGAAGCCGCGCACGCCGCTGCGCACCCGGGCGTTGACCGACCGGCCGATCGTGCGCTACCTCGGCCGCGACGACGTCGAGCAGACCGTGGCCGGCTGGCGCCGCTGGGTCGAGGCGTCGGTGTCCTGGCTGCGGCAGGGCCGCTCGCCCACGGTGTTCATCCACACCCCGGACAACGCCGACGCGCCGACGCTGGCCCGTCGTTTCCACGACGAGGTACGGGCAGAACTACCGCAGCTCGCCGCGCTGCCCGAGCCGATCCCGGCGCAGCCGCTGACCCTGTTCTGA